DNA from Nymphaea colorata isolate Beijing-Zhang1983 chromosome 4, ASM883128v2, whole genome shotgun sequence:
ATTTGATATGACCTACAAAATCCTATTAAGTTAATGGTACACAACCTTTTACATGCATCTGACTTTTTCTTTGTATACTTCTATGGGGCAACGCATATCCCGATGCTTAGAGACTTTGCATAAGTCGTTGATTGACAGAGTTCCGCATGTGGGATTCTCATTAAGCAAGTAGATGCGAGATATAAATTGCTATTCCAAGGCCGGCCGGCGGCCAAGAGCTCATGTACATCGATCATCAACTGCCTTCCCTTCCTTGAAAAAAGCAGACAGATCAAACCAAGACGCCAGCTGCGGCTCAGCGAGCCATGAAGAATTCAGAAGGCCGGAATCTTTTGAGCAGTGGGTGGGCGCCAACTTCACTGGTGCCTGCGGTTCTTATGATCCTCGGGTCTCTTGTGATTCTGGGGCTCCTCTACTCTTCCGGCTACAATCAGAAAGCATGgaacttttttctctctttccaggtctctctctccccctctcttccTCCACGTTTTCCAATGAtttgaagctttttcttttcaatcttcGGGCAGCCCTGATCTTACCTCTAATTTTACTCATCATTTTTGCTTTTGACTTGTTGTATTCCATAACATATTCATTGCTCTTGGATGTGTTTGTTGAAATGAATTGAttttcaactctctctctccccactttGATCTCTCGGAGTCATTCAGATTTAAGGATCCAGTTGTACAACCTATAAAACAGATCCTGTTAAGGTAGAAATGGTTCATCATGAAGACAGATACTGACCACAACTAATCAACCTTATTTTAGTGAAACAACTTCAGACTAGCAAAAGTCATTCTTTACTTCACATTTAGTTGGTTgctagtttttattttcttcttaattgAATAATGGCGCTTTAAGTTGTTTTGACCAAATTTAACATGCAGCCTTGGCTAATTTAATAAAATCCCCTTTTGAATTGCCAGAATAAACAAGCCTGAAAACTCAGCTcgaagatcatttttttttccctgtaaTAGCCGCAAACTTTTAGccaaatttcacatttttcaaatctTCTATAACCATTTTCCCTTTTAACCCTCGTGTAGACCAgtgttttttcataaaattaattacACGGGAAGACTAAGAATCGATGTAAACAATTAGCTTGATTTTCCCAAGCTTAGATAGGATTCAACAAGATGATCCTTTGTACAATTGCTTGGATTTCAGACGTGGTTTCATGTAAAACTAATGCGTATGCGAATCAAaactaaaggaaaaagaaaatctttccatGAGGATGATGATAGAcagcaatttgttttttttacatatatatttctgCGCTTACGCAAACCAACAACTAGATCATCCGGTATTGTGATCAGAAACTTGAATGTCGAAGTTAAACAATGATCAGCACAATACGGTGCACGATTTAAAGAAGGTCACTCTGAACAGGGACCGGATGTTGGTCTTCGTTGTctatgaaaacagaaaaagttcTGACTCGCCCTTGTTTGATCCCAGAAGAAACTCAGGATTTAATGTTTCTTGCCTCCACGTTCAAATGGAAAATTCTGCGAATCTTTGTCACCTTTGGAATTTCAGAGTACAGGGGACCCTCTTGATGCTGTACTACGAAGAGTGGCCATGGAGAACAAGACCCTCATCATCACGGGGATAAACAAGCCATACGCAGGGAACAACAGCATGCTGGAGCTCTTCCTCGAGGCCTTCCGGCAAGGAGAGGACACGCAGCACCTGCTAGAGCACTTGCTCGTCGTGGCCCACGACCAGCCGGCCTTCGAGAGGTGCCAGCAGCTCCACCACCACTGCTACAGGTTGGTCACCGACGGCGTCGACTTCGCCGGAGAGAAGATGTTTATGAGCCAGGATTACCTGAAGATGGTGTGGAGGAGGACCCTCTTCATCGGAGACGTGCTCAAGCGAGGATACAACTTTATCTACACTGTaagccagagagagagaccgCCAAAATCTGAGCATATAGTAGAAAGATAGCTTTCTACATTTTGTCTCGAGATTTCTTTTCCCAGATTTAGATTTGGCCCATTTTTACTGCCTGGAATCGAAATAATCACCAGTTCGTTCAAAATATGTATTATGCATCGTTTCTCTTGCAGGATGCTGACATAGTGTGGTTCCGGAATCCATTCAAGCGATTTACTGCAGATGATGATGTGCAGATGAGCTGTGACCATTACGACGGCAGGCCCTACGATACCAAGAACGCCGCCAACACCGGCTTTCATTTCGCGAGATCAAACAAGAAGACGATCAAATTTTACGATCTATGGTACGAGAGCAGTAAGAACTACTCAAAGATGCATGATCAAGCTGCACTGTACATTCTCAAGGACCGTGGCATCATTGAGCAACTGGGCCTGAAGTTCAGGTTTCTGGACACGCTCTACTTTGGTGGGTTCTGCCAGAAAAGCAGAGACCTGAGGGAGGTCAACACGATGCACGCAAACTGCTGCCGGAGCATAAAGGCGAAGTTGGCTGACCTGAGGGCTTCGCTTCAGCAGTGGAAGAAATTCGTTTCTGCCAAAAACTTCAGTTCCAGTGGGTCGTGGCCGAGACACACGAATTGCATCAATTCATGGAGGACTACGCCTACTCTTACTAACTGATTTTGTGAGAGTACCCAACGTTTAGTTGAAAGGATTTCATCGGTACCAACAGTGTTGCATTTTCCTTCAATTTGTAGAAGAAAAGAGATGCATTTAACCCTTAGGATGAACTATAATAAATTTAGTTTCTTCAAGTGTGAAATACCTTTTAGGGAGTCTATAACATACTGTTGACTGTACTATGAAGTAAAATAATATACTTTTGTCCATCTATTACAGAAACAGATGGTGGATTTGTCTTGCTAATGCTATAAACCAAACGGTTTGAGCAGTTGATGTTTTGGATGGACTCAATATGCGTGAAATTCATCAAAACTGAACATTAGGTGACAACATGCATCAGCTGCACTTATATCAATTCCTGAACTCATTGTTTACAATTAATGAATTTCATGCATATTAAGATGGAATTCATCTATTTAGGTATGCAACTCACCGAAATCAATTTGCAGACAAGTTCAGTTTTATAACACGCCCACTTGAGCTGAAGGACCTTCCAAACCTCATTGATATGTCATGTCGGGCAAGTATAATTGAAGTACTTATGAACAACATGGCACCAAATATGTAGGAGATAGACAAATACATGTTGCATATGAAATTTTGTAGTCTGAAATCAAAGTTCACAACAGGAACCTGCAACGCATAAAAGAATAGACATTGATAATTAAAGGGCACTAAAAATTGTCATTGAGCAAATCaggtttttctttccttctttgtgGGTGTAGGTCCTTCTAAATTAAAGGAAGTTACTTCATGATCTTTTTCCGTCATTCTTCTTCTGCTTCGATTTGTCTCTCGAAGGCCAACAAGTCTTAGGATACGGCCATCCGCTTGCAGAGCTGCTACCATCAGTAGACGTGAAGTTCTTAAAAGCTTGAAAAACGGCCCTTAAATCTGCCAACTTTTTCCTCATTGTCCTACAACAGTTTGCATGCATTGTGTTAGCCTCCTTTATGTTCCTCCTCATATGACAGAACCCTCCAAAGTAAACTGTATCCAGAAACCTGAATTTCAAGCCAAGTTTCTTGAAAGCAGGTTTGTCTTGGAGTTTCTGAATCACATCCTGTTCTTGAACGCCTATGCCCTGGCTTTTGTACCATAAATCAAACAGTTGAATCGTTCTATTGTTTGATCGGACGAAATAGAAACCAGCATTGATTTTATTTGATATATTGTATGGTTGGCCTTTATACTTGTCACAGGTTATCTGCATGTCATCATCTGTATTCATGAGACGTGCAAGAGGGTTTCTTAACCACAGAATATCAGTATCCTGCCACAACAGAGAAGCCATAGTGCACTGTTAGCTTTCACTCAGTTCGAGCTTACTGCCATTTGGTAGAAGCCCAACAGTGTCAAGGTTTTGAATGAAGTAATGAGAAGACATTGAAAGCCTTTCTAAAGTCGCCGACCTCATGTCAAGCTTCTGATCTCTAGCCATGAAAAGGCATAGGtcgcgtttggatgacaccttgaAGAAATGGTTTTTTCTGAAACcgggttttgtgaaaaccaatttttctattgagttttgaaaacctgATTTATGTGACCtgtcaaaatccaaaatttcacTTTTTGAAACCTGGTGTTTGTTTGGGTGACAAAAAATAAGTTCTACATCGTACCATTATTTACGATCAAGGTTGTTGACATATTTATCATAATAactgaagcaaaatgagcagcGTCTTTTCCCTCAAAGAGCAGGAGGATGGCAGATCATGAGGGGAATGAATCCTTTCAAATTTCCATATGAGGTAAAGATGAAGGCCACGTAAGAACTTACAGTAAACACGACGTTGTATCCTCGTTGGAGGACGTCTGCTATAAATTGAAGTCTTCTCCACATCATCTTGATATAGATCTTGGCCTCAAACAATTGTTCACCGGAAAAATCCAACTCAGTGGTGATTCTGTAACAATGTCGGTGAACACGCCGGCACTTGTCGAAGGCTTCATTGTCAACAGCAGCAATAAGGAGATGCTTGATCAAGTCCTGCGTGCCTTCACCTTCTCGGAGACACTGGAGGAACAGATCAAGCATGCTGCCATTTTCTGCATATGGTTTGTTTATTACTGTGAGTATGAGAGTCTTATTCTCCATGGAAACCCTCTCTAGTACAGCATCCAGTCCTCCATCCTGGTACATGAACAGCCAGAATCATAAGTGCTG
Protein-coding regions in this window:
- the LOC116253497 gene encoding uncharacterized protein At1g28695-like → MKNSEGRNLLSSGWAPTSLVPAVLMILGSLVILGLLYSSGYNQKAWNFFLSFQSTGDPLDAVLRRVAMENKTLIITGINKPYAGNNSMLELFLEAFRQGEDTQHLLEHLLVVAHDQPAFERCQQLHHHCYRLVTDGVDFAGEKMFMSQDYLKMVWRRTLFIGDVLKRGYNFIYTDADIVWFRNPFKRFTADDDVQMSCDHYDGRPYDTKNAANTGFHFARSNKKTIKFYDLWYESSKNYSKMHDQAALYILKDRGIIEQLGLKFRFLDTLYFGGFCQKSRDLREVNTMHANCCRSIKAKLADLRASLQQWKKFVSAKNFSSSGSWPRHTNCINSWRTTPTLTN
- the LOC116252387 gene encoding uncharacterized protein At1g28695-like isoform X1 gives rise to the protein MSTALAYDQIIYMRQRHYREFKKRERSQITGSGAMKSSGNWQRHRGWPKLAELGCKQTSTMVAGALLFGFLVTAGLLCSWNFLLYSQESPLEETYGRFIAQRPKIDGRPRIDKAIKDPPSYSKAQPNSTLQRHSKAQPNSTLQHHSKAQPNSTLPQEAPADGGLDAVLERVSMENKTLILTVINKPYAENGSMLDLFLQCLREGEGTQDLIKHLLIAAVDNEAFDKCRRVHRHCYRITTELDFSGEQLFEAKIYIKMMWRRLQFIADVLQRGYNVVFTDTDILWLRNPLARLMNTDDDMQITCDKYKGQPYNISNKINAGFYFVRSNNRTIQLFDLWYKSQGIGVQEQDVIQKLQDKPAFKKLGLKFRFLDTVYFGGFCHMRRNIKEANTMHANCCRTMRKKLADLRAVFQAFKNFTSTDGSSSASGWPYPKTCWPSRDKSKQKKNDGKRS